The proteins below come from a single Halothiobacillus neapolitanus c2 genomic window:
- a CDS encoding FHA domain-containing protein: MENVQYQTKPQYAGTQGTLLVAKNDDRIHSLDETEQPAHINLDQPALIGLTPPFINQRFTLRQGKTTIGRRADNNIVLADGSVSSLHAWIIEDNGQYRVMNILSTNGSFVNDARITEAPLQDGDRIRFGGVELQLHTGLANKKTASSGKNILLAFAAIGIVALVALGWVFMR; the protein is encoded by the coding sequence ATGGAAAACGTGCAATACCAGACCAAACCCCAATACGCGGGAACTCAGGGCACCCTTTTGGTTGCCAAAAACGACGACCGTATTCATTCTCTGGATGAAACCGAACAACCCGCGCACATCAATCTGGATCAGCCCGCGTTGATCGGCCTGACACCACCCTTTATCAATCAACGATTTACGTTACGTCAGGGTAAAACCACCATTGGCCGACGAGCAGATAACAACATCGTCCTTGCCGACGGTAGCGTATCGAGCCTGCATGCCTGGATCATCGAAGACAATGGTCAGTATCGCGTCATGAATATCCTGTCCACAAACGGTAGTTTCGTGAACGACGCGCGCATTACCGAAGCGCCCCTGCAGGACGGCGACCGAATTCGTTTCGGTGGCGTCGAACTGCAACTGCATACCGGCCTCGCCAACAAAAAAACAGCTTCGTCAGGGAAAAATATCCTGCTTGCCTTTGCCGCCATCGGCATCGTGGCGCTCGTCGCCTTAGGCTGGGTATTCATGCGCTAA
- a CDS encoding MFS transporter has protein sequence MLKTVVSIQALLLGMAILLAGSGMLSTLLGLRAQQEGMSTTVLGLVMSGFYLGYILGTYLLPSLIRRVGHVRVFAAMAALSASAALLHGLWLNEWLWLTLRVISGFALLGLYMVIESWLNAQISHYRGQIFGIYMMVSLLALAVGQFLIGIYGVSGLASFMVVALLFALGLVPVALTRATQPVPVEAARLSVRAIYDNAPTGLIGSLLSGTATGALWGLAAVYGAHIGLDAARAALFVALLIFGGALLQWPIGKLSDHYDRRWVLIGLGLAGILSGGVMIAITLISGPGNIADSPLRWALWIGGLLFGGFVFSVYAISVAQTHDRLSNDQVLEATRTLLLVNGIGALFGPLSAGMFMSWFGANGLIGFIMLVLSVLGLFTYWRIRIDRPVPEDERGEFVVTTRTSAAAADWDPRTPEAGDRLSEQFADELLTTKSG, from the coding sequence ATGTTAAAAACCGTTGTTTCCATTCAAGCCCTGCTATTGGGCATGGCCATATTACTGGCGGGCTCCGGCATGCTTTCCACCCTGCTCGGGCTGCGCGCTCAGCAGGAAGGCATGTCCACCACCGTGCTTGGGTTGGTGATGTCCGGGTTCTATCTGGGTTACATCCTGGGCACGTATCTGCTGCCGTCACTGATTCGTCGGGTGGGGCACGTGCGCGTGTTTGCGGCAATGGCGGCCTTGTCGGCTTCCGCCGCTTTGCTGCACGGCCTGTGGTTGAACGAGTGGCTCTGGCTCACGCTGCGTGTGATCAGCGGTTTTGCATTGCTGGGACTGTACATGGTGATCGAAAGTTGGCTGAACGCGCAGATCAGTCATTATCGTGGGCAAATTTTCGGTATCTACATGATGGTCAGCTTGCTGGCGCTTGCTGTCGGGCAATTTTTGATCGGCATCTACGGTGTCAGCGGTCTGGCTTCATTCATGGTGGTCGCACTGCTTTTTGCACTGGGCTTGGTGCCTGTTGCCTTGACGCGTGCCACCCAGCCGGTGCCGGTGGAAGCGGCCCGTTTATCGGTGCGCGCGATCTATGACAATGCACCGACAGGGCTGATCGGTTCCCTACTTTCCGGTACCGCGACGGGTGCACTGTGGGGGCTGGCTGCCGTATATGGCGCGCACATCGGTCTGGATGCCGCGCGAGCGGCTCTATTCGTGGCATTGCTTATCTTCGGCGGCGCGTTGCTGCAATGGCCGATCGGCAAGCTGTCCGACCACTATGACCGACGCTGGGTGCTTATCGGCCTCGGGCTGGCGGGGATTCTCTCGGGTGGCGTGATGATCGCAATCACGCTGATTTCAGGCCCTGGGAACATCGCCGATTCGCCCTTGCGCTGGGCACTCTGGATCGGCGGCTTGCTTTTCGGCGGCTTCGTTTTTTCCGTGTACGCGATCAGCGTGGCGCAAACCCATGATCGACTGTCCAACGATCAGGTACTGGAAGCGACTCGAACACTACTGCTGGTCAATGGCATCGGCGCATTATTCGGCCCGCTCTCTGCCGGTATGTTCATGAGCTGGTTTGGCGCAAACGGCCTGATTGGCTTCATTATGTTGGTGTTGAGTGTGCTCGGCCTGTTCACCTATTGGCGTATCCGCATCGATCGTCCGGTGCCCGAAGACGAACGGGGCGAATTTGTTGTCACCACGCGAACCTCCGCCGCCGCCGCCGATTGGGATCCGCGCACACCCGAAGCCGGTGACCGTCTATCCGAGCAGTTTGCAGACGAATTATTGACGACCAAAAGTGGCTAA
- a CDS encoding DUF4395 family protein, with amino-acid sequence MWQTIKNLWFQDPSAKPILINDTAVRIRAGMLLAIPIYMGFTLWSARFGGHWIVDGDTIHDTLDTDWDGHIIYSANVIRRTWDYTIQTYVLFYGLFEMIAGMFVWTSRLSPTILLSSFLARKQHALWKPLTPKRYAWSLGAFMIALCLIFFNPSTFADWVNAIAGRTLLPDTSQYLSYWIPSLVFVCVAFMWLEAVLGFCVGCKIHWLLVKLGVHKEECLACNNIDWDEIARRKAEQAGNG; translated from the coding sequence ATGTGGCAAACGATCAAAAATCTCTGGTTTCAGGATCCGTCCGCCAAACCAATTCTCATCAACGATACCGCGGTGCGCATCCGCGCCGGTATGCTGCTGGCCATCCCGATCTATATGGGGTTCACGTTATGGTCGGCGCGTTTCGGCGGTCACTGGATCGTTGATGGCGATACCATCCACGATACACTCGATACCGATTGGGATGGCCATATCATCTACTCGGCCAATGTGATCCGGCGCACCTGGGATTACACCATCCAAACCTATGTCCTGTTTTACGGCCTGTTCGAGATGATCGCCGGGATGTTTGTCTGGACCTCGCGTCTGTCGCCTACCATCCTGCTGTCCAGTTTTCTGGCCCGCAAACAGCATGCGCTCTGGAAGCCGTTGACGCCAAAACGATATGCCTGGTCACTCGGCGCGTTCATGATCGCCCTGTGTCTGATCTTCTTCAACCCGAGCACATTCGCCGATTGGGTCAATGCCATCGCAGGCCGCACATTGTTACCGGATACCAGTCAGTATCTGTCGTACTGGATTCCATCATTGGTGTTCGTTTGCGTCGCCTTCATGTGGCTTGAGGCTGTGCTCGGATTTTGTGTGGGCTGCAAGATCCACTGGCTGCTGGTCAAGCTGGGCGTTCACAAGGAAGAATGTCTGGCCTGCAACAACATCGACTGGGATGAAATTGCGCGGCGCAAAGCCGAACAAGCGGGTAATGGATAG
- a CDS encoding serine/threonine-protein kinase translates to MSKMFGRFEIQGELGRGAMAIIYRGYDPKIERTLAIKTLRPEFSAHAEYRERFLTEAKAAGTLNHPHIVTIFDVGEVDGIPFIAMELLTGMTLGQFGESHPEGIPPGTLVELAIQIADALDFAHRHGVVHQDIKPENIILQHDQLNIKMMDFGIARIIRDADAPSSKGARAFLSGTPQYMSPEQITDQPIDGRSDLYSLGVVLFELLAGHRPYQDDDHWVVWQKVLKDPLPTLRPLNPRTPPDLIELVNTLLAKDPDGRYQSAAGVAADLRSIAQRMNEGTERWLSSSVIPLRIRWPLLMALVVAVAMVLGMIWVYHKQNNVITELAYDYGFSLSEWVAVQTAEDLLLQDKLALQSWVDSMSHNREIVYMAIRGDKGQIEAQTRGDQLVARMAAQLKEDHVVLSRGDLRVYAVQQDAGAPFYVFETPITYQNHTIGQLRIGLTTDALATANRTTLLTLLTWFAIVLLVVVAGTYWLTRRLQMPLDAVSNALDQIKMGRLEHRIRMHRRDDFERLFAAYNAMADVLEARQLQRDASQIEQDLPLGVDKHLATVKDPVE, encoded by the coding sequence ATGTCGAAAATGTTTGGGCGATTTGAAATCCAGGGCGAGCTGGGACGCGGCGCGATGGCCATCATCTATCGCGGCTACGACCCAAAAATCGAACGCACGCTGGCCATCAAGACCTTAAGACCGGAATTCTCCGCCCATGCCGAATACCGGGAGCGTTTTCTTACCGAAGCCAAGGCGGCAGGCACGTTAAACCATCCACATATCGTCACCATATTCGATGTGGGTGAGGTCGACGGCATTCCCTTTATCGCCATGGAATTACTCACCGGCATGACGCTGGGGCAATTCGGCGAAAGCCACCCCGAAGGCATCCCGCCCGGCACACTGGTCGAACTCGCCATACAAATCGCCGATGCACTGGATTTCGCTCATCGACACGGCGTGGTGCATCAGGATATCAAACCCGAAAACATCATCCTGCAACACGATCAACTCAACATCAAAATGATGGATTTCGGCATTGCCCGAATTATCCGCGATGCCGATGCCCCCTCAAGCAAGGGCGCGCGCGCTTTCCTTTCCGGCACGCCCCAGTACATGTCACCCGAACAGATCACCGACCAACCCATCGACGGGCGCAGTGATCTGTATTCGCTCGGCGTTGTGTTGTTCGAACTGCTGGCCGGACACCGCCCCTATCAGGATGATGACCACTGGGTCGTATGGCAAAAGGTGCTCAAAGATCCACTCCCGACACTCAGGCCCCTCAACCCCCGCACACCACCGGATCTGATCGAGCTGGTAAACACCCTGCTCGCCAAAGATCCCGACGGGCGCTACCAGTCCGCAGCAGGCGTTGCGGCCGATTTGCGCTCGATTGCCCAGCGTATGAATGAAGGCACAGAACGCTGGCTTTCGAGCAGCGTCATCCCTTTACGCATCCGCTGGCCGCTGTTGATGGCGCTGGTCGTAGCCGTCGCCATGGTGCTGGGCATGATTTGGGTCTATCACAAACAGAACAACGTGATTACGGAACTGGCCTACGATTATGGCTTCAGCCTGTCCGAATGGGTTGCAGTACAGACAGCCGAAGATCTTCTGCTTCAGGACAAACTCGCGCTCCAATCCTGGGTGGATAGCATGAGCCATAACCGCGAGATTGTGTACATGGCCATTCGAGGCGACAAAGGCCAGATCGAAGCGCAGACGCGAGGCGACCAACTCGTGGCTAGAATGGCCGCACAACTCAAGGAAGATCACGTCGTTCTGTCTCGCGGGGATTTACGCGTGTACGCGGTTCAACAGGACGCCGGTGCCCCGTTCTATGTCTTTGAAACACCGATTACCTACCAGAATCACACCATCGGCCAGTTACGTATCGGCCTAACGACGGACGCGCTGGCAACCGCGAATCGCACCACGCTGCTCACCCTGTTGACCTGGTTCGCGATTGTGCTCTTGGTGGTGGTTGCAGGCACCTACTGGCTGACAAGACGTCTGCAAATGCCGCTGGATGCGGTTTCCAACGCACTCGATCAGATCAAAATGGGGCGCTTGGAACACCGGATACGAATGCACCGACGAGACGATTTCGAACGCTTGTTTGCCGCTTACAACGCGATGGCCGACGTACTGGAAGCTAGGCAGTTGCAACGTGATGCTTCGCAAATCGAACAGGACCTGCCGCTCGGCGTGGATAAACATCTGGCCACAGTCAAAGACCCAGTTGAATGA
- a CDS encoding tetratricopeptide repeat protein, with amino-acid sequence MRASMVFSFRTMLLVTLLTLGAVSISGCAQVQDFGKMLKNAQTSSATPSSASDAATGVGQKKSADKPAPSLSLKQIMYLIENGEHAQARAALETFLKNDPKNPMARNLQKQLTIDPAKALGPAVSTYTVQPGDTLGGLAAKFLGNPMDFVILGRYNDIKRGRDLQVGQTIKIPSKKKLKALPDEPQTIKANEPTAETPAVIPATSEGAESSTSTEKPALPASESQTVNSTVVKSNTLVKPISPAEEAKALAAQQAGLAAMQKNQLEEAAKDFSRALAIDPSLELAKTRAAQVQQKRVQQYHEAALVAYRKQHLDEAIALWDKALALDPNYEPALGYRARAQELKRRLGQLNQQ; translated from the coding sequence ATGCGCGCTTCGATGGTGTTTTCGTTTCGTACCATGCTCTTGGTCACGTTGCTGACCTTGGGGGCGGTATCGATTTCAGGTTGTGCCCAAGTGCAAGATTTCGGGAAAATGCTCAAGAACGCGCAGACGTCATCGGCAACACCTTCCAGCGCCAGTGATGCTGCCACTGGCGTTGGGCAAAAAAAGTCGGCAGACAAGCCTGCACCGTCGCTCAGTCTCAAACAGATTATGTATTTGATTGAAAACGGTGAGCACGCTCAGGCACGGGCGGCACTTGAGACCTTCCTCAAGAATGATCCAAAAAACCCGATGGCGCGAAATCTCCAGAAACAGCTGACGATAGACCCGGCCAAGGCCTTGGGGCCGGCTGTTTCTACCTACACTGTTCAGCCGGGCGATACGCTTGGCGGATTGGCGGCGAAGTTTCTCGGCAATCCAATGGATTTCGTTATCCTCGGTCGTTATAACGACATCAAGCGGGGGCGGGATCTTCAGGTGGGGCAAACCATCAAGATTCCTTCAAAGAAGAAGCTCAAAGCATTGCCCGACGAACCGCAGACCATAAAAGCAAACGAACCCACTGCTGAAACACCAGCCGTCATCCCGGCCACGAGCGAGGGCGCGGAATCTTCCACTTCGACAGAGAAACCGGCTTTGCCTGCCAGTGAGTCGCAAACCGTGAATTCAACGGTGGTCAAGTCAAATACGCTTGTTAAACCGATATCGCCAGCCGAGGAAGCCAAGGCACTGGCAGCGCAGCAAGCGGGCCTGGCTGCCATGCAGAAAAATCAGTTGGAGGAAGCGGCGAAAGACTTTTCCAGGGCGTTGGCGATCGACCCCAGTCTTGAGCTGGCCAAAACGCGCGCAGCGCAGGTGCAACAAAAACGGGTGCAGCAATACCACGAAGCCGCTTTAGTAGCGTATCGCAAACAACATCTGGATGAGGCGATTGCCTTGTGGGACAAAGCCTTGGCGCTGGATCCTAACTATGAGCCCGCACTGGGTTACCGCGCCCGTGCGCAGGAATTAAAGCGTCGCTTGGGCCAATTAAACCAGCAGTAA
- a CDS encoding MFS transporter: MSTTLTDTPQPVSPAAPVETQYRVLGAISVSHFLNDLMQSLMISIYPLFKSNFDLSFAQIGLITLCFQLTASILQPLIGQAIDRRPMPYSLVLGMGFTFSGLITLAFAPSYGFLLAGAAMVGIGSSIFHPESSRVARMASGKRPGLAQSIFQVGGNGGSAAGPLLAALIVIPHGQVSISWFSAAALLAMVVLFFVGRWATVQHRKPKTARHLPPVDLSRSMRLWILFGLLTLMFSKFLYLASMNNYLTFYLMHRFELPVQSAQLHLFILLFAVAAGTLMGGPIGDRIGRQRVIWLSILGVAPFTLLLPHMGLEVQSILLLVIGFVLASAFPAMVVYAQELFPNRIGAVSGLFFGFAFGTAGIGAALLGQFADHFGIDTLIFYCSFLPLIGVIALLLPDLREVPASSPT; this comes from the coding sequence ATGTCTACAACTCTGACAGATACCCCCCAGCCTGTGTCACCAGCGGCACCGGTGGAGACGCAATACCGCGTCCTTGGCGCCATCAGCGTTTCACATTTCCTCAACGATCTGATGCAGTCGTTGATGATCTCGATTTATCCGCTGTTCAAAAGCAATTTTGACTTGAGTTTTGCCCAGATCGGTCTGATTACTCTGTGTTTCCAGTTGACGGCCTCCATTCTGCAACCGTTGATCGGTCAGGCGATCGACCGCAGACCGATGCCCTACTCGCTGGTGCTCGGCATGGGCTTTACCTTCAGTGGATTGATCACCCTAGCGTTCGCGCCGAGTTATGGCTTTTTGCTCGCTGGTGCGGCGATGGTGGGCATCGGCTCCTCGATTTTCCACCCGGAATCCTCTCGCGTGGCGCGCATGGCATCGGGGAAACGGCCCGGTCTGGCCCAGTCGATCTTTCAGGTAGGCGGCAACGGCGGCTCGGCGGCAGGCCCCTTGCTGGCCGCGCTGATCGTCATTCCGCACGGACAGGTCAGCATCTCCTGGTTCAGTGCAGCGGCCTTGTTGGCGATGGTGGTGCTTTTTTTCGTGGGGCGCTGGGCGACCGTTCAGCACCGCAAACCCAAAACCGCGCGCCATCTGCCGCCAGTCGACCTGTCCCGGTCGATGCGTTTGTGGATTTTGTTCGGCCTGCTGACGCTGATGTTCTCCAAGTTCCTGTACTTGGCCAGCATGAACAACTACCTGACGTTCTACCTGATGCACCGCTTCGAGTTACCGGTGCAATCAGCGCAGCTGCATTTATTCATTTTGCTGTTTGCTGTTGCCGCGGGCACGCTGATGGGCGGACCGATCGGTGATCGCATCGGTCGTCAGCGCGTCATCTGGTTGTCGATACTGGGTGTTGCGCCGTTCACGCTGCTGCTGCCGCACATGGGACTTGAAGTGCAATCGATCCTGCTGCTGGTCATCGGTTTCGTGCTGGCGTCGGCCTTCCCAGCCATGGTGGTGTACGCACAAGAACTGTTCCCGAACCGGATCGGTGCCGTGTCCGGGCTGTTCTTCGGATTTGCCTTCGGCACGGCAGGTATCGGCGCTGCCCTGCTTGGTCAGTTTGCCGATCATTTCGGTATCGATACCCTGATTTTCTATTGCAGCTTTTTACCCTTGATTGGCGTGATTGCACTCTTGCTGCCGGATCTTCGTGAGGTACCGGCTTCGTCTCCCACTTGA
- the queF gene encoding preQ(1) synthase codes for MSTQPSKTLETFPNPFPDRDYTIHMTIPEFTCLCPKTGQPDFATITLDFVPDQLCVELKSLKTYMWSFREEGGFHEAMTNGILNDLVAAISPRFMRVTGEWNVRGGIYTNVVVEHRQPGWTPAPKIDLP; via the coding sequence ATGAGCACTCAACCCAGCAAAACACTCGAAACCTTTCCCAACCCGTTCCCGGACCGCGACTATACCATTCACATGACGATCCCTGAGTTCACCTGCCTGTGCCCGAAAACCGGCCAGCCCGATTTTGCCACGATCACCCTCGACTTTGTGCCCGATCAACTTTGCGTTGAACTCAAGTCACTGAAAACATACATGTGGTCATTCCGTGAAGAAGGCGGCTTCCACGAAGCGATGACCAACGGCATTCTCAATGATCTGGTTGCAGCCATCTCCCCCCGCTTCATGCGGGTAACTGGCGAGTGGAATGTGCGTGGCGGCATTTACACCAATGTAGTGGTCGAGCATCGTCAACCGGGCTGGACGCCGGCACCCAAAATCGATTTACCCTGA
- a CDS encoding BCCT family transporter: MSTSAPKKLNSTLLAPVFIPSIIVITLLVIGTVADPKRAGDAFSATLAFITNDFGWFYMLAVALFLIFIVVVAISPWGKIKLGPDHAEPEYSFSAWFAMLFSAGYGIALLFFGVAEPVLHYADPPVGDPRTIEAARQSMQITFFHWGFHIWAIYGLVGLVLAYFGFRHGLPLSMRSALYPLVGDRIYGPIGHTVDVFAVLGTMFGIATTLGLSVAQLNAGLNYLWPSVPVNITVQIISIALITALATLSVVAGMDAGIKRLSQLNMLLAIALMLFVFAVGPTVFILKTFMQNTGSYLSNIVERSFSLEAYTGGKWIGNWTLFIFGWTIAWAPFVGLFIAKISRGRTIRQFVLGVMVVPTLFTFFWFSVFGDTALHAIMVDGYTHLIDQVEQNKAIALFKLFEHLPFASITSFLAIILIVTFFVTSADSGALVVDSLASGGALRTPVWQRIFWASSQGVLAAVLLLAGGLSALQTASITSALPFAIIMLISAVGLWRALQIEGYRETSLQHHMNSGRHNRLGDSNHWEKRLRNLVDFPSRENVSKYIETTVADSLKTVEAELKKQDWPVKLTQNKELCRYKLSVISGEDMAFEYEVRLRGFAKPSYAFPAITRDNDGDEQYYRAEVFMRRGGLAYDVYGYEKDQLISDVLDHFEKYMHFLHTTPAILPWKVVDDEEGEVSGAK, encoded by the coding sequence ATGTCCACGAGTGCCCCAAAGAAGTTGAACAGCACGTTGCTTGCGCCCGTGTTCATCCCTTCGATCATTGTGATCACCCTGCTTGTTATCGGCACCGTGGCCGATCCCAAGCGCGCCGGTGATGCGTTCTCGGCGACGCTCGCATTCATCACCAACGACTTCGGCTGGTTCTACATGCTGGCCGTGGCCTTGTTCCTGATCTTTATCGTGGTTGTTGCCATCTCACCCTGGGGCAAAATCAAGCTGGGGCCCGATCACGCGGAACCGGAATACAGTTTTTCCGCCTGGTTTGCGATGCTGTTTTCCGCAGGCTACGGCATTGCGCTGTTGTTTTTTGGTGTGGCAGAACCGGTTTTGCACTACGCCGACCCGCCGGTCGGTGATCCGCGCACTATCGAAGCGGCCCGGCAGTCGATGCAGATCACCTTCTTCCACTGGGGCTTTCATATTTGGGCGATTTACGGCTTGGTCGGGTTGGTGCTGGCCTATTTCGGTTTCCGTCATGGCTTGCCGTTGTCCATGCGCTCGGCGCTTTATCCACTGGTGGGTGATCGAATCTACGGGCCAATTGGCCACACCGTGGATGTGTTTGCCGTGCTGGGCACCATGTTCGGTATCGCCACGACCTTGGGGCTTTCGGTGGCCCAGCTCAATGCGGGGCTCAATTACCTGTGGCCGAGCGTTCCGGTCAATATTACCGTGCAAATCATTTCGATTGCGCTGATCACCGCATTGGCGACGCTCTCGGTGGTGGCGGGGATGGACGCCGGCATCAAGCGCCTGTCGCAGTTGAATATGCTGTTGGCCATCGCCTTGATGCTGTTCGTGTTTGCGGTCGGTCCTACTGTTTTCATCCTTAAAACCTTCATGCAGAACACAGGCAGTTATTTGTCCAACATCGTCGAGCGTTCGTTCAGCCTCGAAGCCTACACGGGCGGCAAATGGATCGGTAACTGGACGCTGTTCATCTTTGGTTGGACCATTGCATGGGCGCCCTTTGTCGGGTTGTTCATCGCCAAAATCAGCCGGGGGCGCACCATCCGCCAGTTCGTATTGGGTGTGATGGTCGTGCCCACACTCTTTACCTTTTTCTGGTTTTCCGTGTTTGGCGACACGGCGCTCCATGCCATCATGGTGGATGGGTACACGCACCTGATCGATCAAGTGGAGCAAAACAAGGCGATTGCGCTGTTCAAGCTGTTCGAGCATCTGCCGTTCGCGTCGATCACCTCGTTTCTGGCGATCATTCTGATTGTGACCTTCTTTGTAACGTCTGCCGATTCGGGCGCACTGGTGGTCGATTCGCTCGCATCGGGCGGAGCGTTGCGTACGCCCGTTTGGCAGCGCATTTTCTGGGCGTCCTCACAGGGCGTGTTGGCGGCAGTTCTGCTTCTGGCCGGTGGCCTGTCGGCGTTGCAAACCGCGTCAATCACGTCGGCCTTGCCCTTTGCGATCATCATGCTGATATCAGCCGTTGGCCTCTGGCGAGCGCTTCAAATCGAGGGCTATCGTGAAACGAGCCTGCAGCATCACATGAACTCCGGTCGTCATAATCGTTTGGGCGATTCAAATCATTGGGAAAAACGTCTGCGTAATTTGGTTGATTTTCCATCGAGAGAAAATGTATCCAAATACATCGAAACCACGGTGGCCGATTCGCTTAAAACCGTTGAAGCTGAGCTCAAAAAGCAAGATTGGCCGGTTAAGCTCACGCAGAACAAAGAACTTTGCCGATATAAATTGTCTGTGATCAGCGGCGAAGACATGGCCTTTGAATACGAGGTACGATTGCGCGGCTTTGCCAAGCCAAGTTACGCTTTCCCAGCCATTACTCGCGATAATGATGGCGATGAGCAGTATTACCGTGCCGAAGTGTTTATGCGTCGCGGCGGCCTCGCCTACGACGTGTATGGCTACGAAAAAGACCAGCTCATCAGCGATGTATTGGATCACTTTGAGAAATACATGCACTTCTTGCACACCACGCCCGCGATTTTGCCGTGGAAAGTGGTGGATGATGAAGAGGGCGAAGTGTCGGGCGCGAAATGA